The genomic region GAGCCTGTGGCATTTCGAGGAGGATGGCGAACCGGTCTCTGTGCCGGTACAGGGCAATATCAGCGCCAACGAGGCCAGCACGTTATTGCGCGCGACATTGGCGGGCGCCGGGGTGGCGATGCTGCCGACCTATCAGGCCGGGGTGCATATTCACAGCGGTGAACTGGTGCGACTGCTGCCGCATGCGGAGCCGCGGCAGATGAGCATCTACGCGGTGTACGCCTCGCGCAAACACATGCCGGCGGCGTTGCGCAGCATGCTGGATTTTCTGGTGCTCAGATTCCCGGAAAACCCCGAATGGGATATCGGCCTGTAAACCCATTTAACTGTGGGAGCGAGCCTGCTCGCGAAAGCGGTGGGTCAGTCAACACTTGAGTCGAATGACAGGACGCTTTCGCGAGCAGGCTCGCTCCCACAGTGGCTATCGATATGCTGAATGGCCAGTTACAAGCTCAAGCGCACTCGCTGGCAACTCCCCGCCGCTGACCTATGCTGAAAGTAATACCGCAGGGTATGTCGTTCAGAGGTCAACGCCATGAACATCAAAACAAGAAGGTACGTCGCGATTTTCATCACCTGCGCCGCCACGCTGGCGCTGTACGGCACCGCTGCCTGGCGGGTCGAGCAGTTGCGACAGTTGCCGCGCGAGTATGCGAGCTGCAATTTCGAGCGCTGCATTCCGCACAATGCCACGCTGAATGCATTGCGCTGAATCATCTGGGCTGGAATGCGATTCTGTGTGGGAGCGAGCCGGCTCCGGGCGGCGATCCGACGAAAGCGGTGGGTCAGTCAACATTTGAGTCGAATGACAGGACGCCTTCGCGAGCAGGCTCGCTCCCACAAGGGTTTTGTGGTGTGAGTGGTTATTGCTCGGCCTTGAGGCTGTCGCGGAAAGCCTTTGGCGAGATTCCCACCCGGCGCCGGAACAGCCGCGTGAAGTTGGTCGGATCGGAAAACCCCAACAACTCCGACATCTCGTAAATCGTCATGCTGGTGTACGTCAGCAAGCGCTTGGCCTCCAGTAACTGACGTTCATGCATGATCTGCAACGCCGGTTGCCCGGCCAGCTCACGGCACGTGCCGTTGAGGTGCGACACCGAAATCCCCAGGCGATGTGCCAGGTCTTCGACCTTGACGTGCTGGCGGTAAGTCTCCTCGACCAACTGAATAAAGCCATTGAGATATTCGCGCTGACGTTGCGGCCGCTGACTGGCTTTATGGCGCACGATCGCCTGACGGCTGACCCAGACCATGATCACGCTGACCAGCGAATGCATGAGCATTTCTCGCGCCGGTTGATGACCGTTGTATTCGGCCTGCAACGCCGAGAACAGGCTGTTGAGGTAATCGCCGTCGTTGCCTGCCGGGTAGTTTTCTGCGCTGGCCAGCGCGTGTACTGAATCGCCCAGTTGCGCCTGCAAGTGGTTGATCAGCGGTGTGGCGAGGGTAACGATGAACCCTTCGACGTCTTCGGAAAAACGAAAGCCGTGCACCGACAACGGTGGCAGCACTTGAATGGCCGGGGTGTCGAGTTGCGTGCGCTGCCCTTCGATCTCAAGCTCTGCCTGACCTTTGAAGACGAAGAGTAACTGGCACAAATCAGCATGGCGGTGGGGTTTGATTTCCCACTCGTGTTCGCGACTGCGGGAGGAAATGGTTTCACAGTGCAGCAAGTCAGGGGTCGGCCAGTCCAGGCTTTCACCGTAGAGCTTGAACACTGGAATCGAAGGCAGCTCAGGCTTGTTCATCACTTCAATCCAGGCCTCGGGGTTGTGGGCGATAATCGCACCGATTGGCAGAATGTACAGGTATCGGCTCAGTTTTCACCTTCAATTGACAGACCCGCAAGGGAAAAATGCAAGCACTCGATCCATAAAAATCATTCACCGGTCTTGGCCGCGTGAAGCTTGCGAGTCATAAAAACAATGAAAACGCTGAAAACCCAAGTCGCCATTATCGGCGCCGGTCCGTCCGGATTGCTCCTCGGCCAGTTATTGCA from Pseudomonas tensinigenes harbors:
- a CDS encoding helix-turn-helix domain-containing protein, which encodes MNKPELPSIPVFKLYGESLDWPTPDLLHCETISSRSREHEWEIKPHRHADLCQLLFVFKGQAELEIEGQRTQLDTPAIQVLPPLSVHGFRFSEDVEGFIVTLATPLINHLQAQLGDSVHALASAENYPAGNDGDYLNSLFSALQAEYNGHQPAREMLMHSLVSVIMVWVSRQAIVRHKASQRPQRQREYLNGFIQLVEETYRQHVKVEDLAHRLGISVSHLNGTCRELAGQPALQIMHERQLLEAKRLLTYTSMTIYEMSELLGFSDPTNFTRLFRRRVGISPKAFRDSLKAEQ